A stretch of Microbacterium sp. 4R-513 DNA encodes these proteins:
- a CDS encoding Ig-like domain-containing protein gives MDWKTSRHRTRSAVAVIGAAAVIGSCVLAVPAQAANADIGYPTFTGSPTPVPATGVNYTPGNQLQSILDADLAAGAGVSPSKDFWIDGMLARTGTAGSFDDTNQWLFSRGRAAFMKTHTPGTLGFQGQLAYWESIDNRGGYTITAQVGGANVTLTEDTTQRKQTPSYWRSVHRNAASGLEIVQTKFITDANVLVTDLEVKATGAAQTVTLRAASPYATTAAGDELTGVVNALNNLTTIFPRFSGDGFARNGAELTRTLSVPAGGSVTTKVQLGLVTNEIPASRTEYDAYRAATPAAAFSTHVTAYNQWWADNIPYLDTPEDNIDKTLFYRWWLMRFNYLDADIPGNDYQFPTSMEGVLGYNNAIVLTAGMFIDDLKYFRDPIYSYGPWVSAGETSKSYKYVDNPGDPANWSNSYTQYISEAAWRSYQLHGGPAGIAGNLAEYAEYDVKGLQDAYDHNGNGLIEYDWGAMTGNDADAVSFDWRAGNMDRTENAYLYSNAKASAEAYRVAGNTAKADEMDAKAESIKQAVIDVLWNPDRKLLEHRMATGDKAFNPWKEINNYYPFTVGLMPKPGDADYDDDYVQALRLWADDKQYPIFPFYTANQADKAEAAAAGDPGSNNFSVINSTVTFRMLSSVLRDYPTDAIDAEWYKKLLYWNAWAHYQNGGDNRLPDQNEFWADGSADPQKIGYRSWIHHTILGATNFTMIEDAMGLRPRSDAKIELDPIDIDWDHFTANNIRYRDKDLTITWDQPGGERYYGDAVPEGYSVFLDGELAFTVDGLGKVVYDPATGQVEAEDGLQVTTENASSLDAPEQVSFGDDARVVDLFAKAGTDISAQSGGSADLAQGKTVAATFSAAGRAPAAAVNGNTINEPFWGTAGSPNAKDSITVELGSQQTFDDVRVYFYRTSSSATVAGYAEPSMYALEYRSGGQWKPVPSQARTPATPRGNLNQVQFPEVTGDAVRITATHAAGFKTGVKEVQVFHTGVDAPPSTNAAPQVEAWVKPGVSVPGQVDLVGTTKDDGLPAGTLSSTWSVVSAPAGGLALFDSPTSASTIARFTAAGQYVLRLTATDGELTTSVDVPVQGSTPTQGTNVAPSATPTAEYTASWNNVNAVNDGKVLHSGGQQTDLWGTWSGSRPATRWLQYTWANPVRVNGVEVAFWADQTNATSGAGVNVPKSWKAQYWTGTAWADVTGAGTYGVARTAPNATSFDSVKTTRLRLVFNAAGPGTGADPYAGIGVSEWRVFAEAPSAIEPIDVRTSVGTVPTLPERVDAIYSDGSRSSELVAWGPITAEQVASEGNFDVVGIVAGSAVPAKATVWVRATAPGQINLVDAVAVKTAAGVAPQLPATVGVLFNDGSRQDLPVTWDAIAPTKYATDGQFTASGTVQTSIAGNKAATATVTVGTGGTGGADTTAPVASVAVSPAAPAGGWYTGAVQVTASATDNRDTAPAIQVSVDGGAFTAYTAPVSVTADGAHTVQVRATDQAGNVSQLAAAEFRIDATAPAVAPTSDPVARTVKATATDAGSGLDKIEYRVGDGEWAAYDGTILVGLDEVTVQLRARDKAGNVSPVTDVVVPASDGDHRRNVALIATPTASYTAGWNTVNGLNDDVEPTASGDVTPNDNAFVWGAWPQITDQWVRYDWAEPVTVDAVEAYFIHNLDANGAGIAVPKQWKAQYLDTATQQWVDVTPAGDYGVALDTFNAVSFEPVTTTALRLALTAQGTTEGQGSLGIKEWRVFEVSGSPDAFYVDVAVTSRCVAGKSVLVTTVKNLDDVPVEIEVKTPYGSKTIAQLAPGKSSSQTFTTRLKDLPAGSLQVLVSGQVDGKRVTDQHEAAFPAAGC, from the coding sequence GTGGACTGGAAGACTTCCCGCCATCGGACGCGTTCCGCGGTCGCCGTCATCGGCGCCGCAGCCGTCATCGGCAGCTGCGTGCTCGCCGTGCCGGCACAGGCTGCGAACGCCGACATCGGCTACCCCACCTTCACGGGCAGCCCCACGCCGGTGCCGGCGACGGGGGTGAACTACACCCCGGGCAACCAGCTGCAGTCGATCTTGGATGCAGACCTCGCGGCGGGGGCCGGGGTCTCGCCGTCGAAGGACTTCTGGATCGACGGGATGCTCGCGCGCACCGGCACGGCCGGCAGCTTCGACGACACGAACCAGTGGCTGTTCAGCCGGGGTCGAGCCGCCTTCATGAAGACCCACACACCGGGAACCCTGGGCTTCCAGGGGCAGCTGGCCTACTGGGAGTCGATCGACAACCGCGGCGGCTACACGATCACCGCGCAGGTCGGTGGAGCGAACGTCACCCTCACCGAAGATACGACCCAGCGCAAGCAGACGCCGAGCTATTGGCGGAGCGTCCACCGCAACGCCGCGTCGGGCCTCGAGATCGTGCAGACGAAGTTCATCACCGACGCGAACGTCCTCGTGACCGACCTCGAGGTCAAGGCGACGGGCGCGGCGCAGACGGTGACTCTCCGCGCGGCATCCCCGTACGCGACGACCGCCGCCGGCGATGAGCTGACCGGCGTCGTGAACGCCCTCAACAACCTGACGACGATCTTCCCGCGCTTCTCGGGCGACGGGTTCGCGCGCAACGGCGCGGAGCTCACCCGTACGCTGTCGGTGCCCGCGGGCGGCAGCGTCACGACGAAGGTGCAGCTCGGTCTCGTCACGAACGAGATCCCCGCGTCCCGCACGGAGTACGACGCGTATCGCGCCGCCACGCCCGCGGCCGCATTCTCAACCCACGTCACGGCGTACAACCAGTGGTGGGCCGACAACATCCCCTACCTCGACACCCCCGAAGACAACATCGACAAGACGCTCTTCTACCGGTGGTGGCTGATGAGGTTCAACTACCTCGACGCCGACATCCCCGGGAACGACTACCAGTTCCCGACCTCGATGGAGGGCGTGCTCGGCTACAACAACGCCATCGTGCTGACCGCGGGCATGTTCATCGACGACCTCAAGTACTTCCGCGATCCGATCTACTCCTACGGGCCGTGGGTCTCGGCGGGTGAGACGTCGAAGAGCTACAAGTACGTCGACAACCCCGGCGACCCCGCGAACTGGTCGAACAGCTACACGCAGTACATCTCCGAAGCCGCGTGGCGCTCCTACCAGCTGCACGGCGGACCTGCCGGCATCGCGGGCAACCTCGCCGAGTACGCGGAGTACGACGTCAAGGGTCTGCAGGACGCCTACGACCACAACGGCAACGGACTCATCGAGTACGACTGGGGCGCCATGACCGGGAACGACGCCGATGCGGTGTCGTTCGACTGGCGGGCGGGCAACATGGACCGCACCGAGAACGCCTACCTCTACTCGAACGCGAAGGCTTCGGCGGAGGCTTACCGCGTGGCGGGCAACACGGCCAAGGCGGACGAGATGGACGCCAAGGCGGAGTCCATCAAGCAGGCCGTCATCGACGTCCTGTGGAACCCCGACCGCAAGCTCCTCGAGCACCGCATGGCCACGGGCGACAAGGCCTTCAACCCGTGGAAGGAGATCAACAACTACTACCCCTTCACGGTCGGCCTCATGCCGAAGCCGGGCGACGCCGACTACGACGACGACTACGTGCAGGCCCTGCGCCTGTGGGCCGACGACAAGCAGTACCCGATCTTCCCCTTCTACACGGCGAACCAGGCGGACAAGGCCGAGGCCGCTGCCGCCGGCGACCCGGGGAGCAACAACTTCTCGGTCATCAACTCGACCGTGACCTTCCGGATGCTGAGCAGCGTCCTGCGCGACTACCCGACGGATGCGATCGACGCCGAGTGGTACAAGAAGCTCCTCTACTGGAACGCGTGGGCGCACTACCAGAACGGCGGTGACAACCGCCTGCCCGATCAGAACGAGTTCTGGGCGGACGGCTCGGCCGACCCGCAGAAGATCGGGTACCGCTCCTGGATCCATCACACGATCCTCGGGGCGACGAACTTCACCATGATCGAGGACGCGATGGGCCTGCGTCCGCGCAGCGACGCGAAGATCGAGCTCGACCCCATCGACATCGATTGGGATCACTTCACCGCGAACAACATCCGCTACCGCGACAAGGACCTCACCATCACGTGGGATCAGCCGGGCGGTGAGCGCTATTACGGCGACGCGGTGCCCGAGGGCTACTCCGTCTTCCTCGACGGCGAGCTCGCCTTCACCGTCGACGGACTCGGCAAGGTCGTCTACGACCCGGCGACGGGTCAGGTCGAGGCTGAGGACGGCCTCCAGGTGACCACGGAGAACGCCTCGTCGCTCGATGCGCCCGAGCAGGTCTCGTTCGGCGACGACGCGCGCGTCGTCGACCTCTTCGCCAAGGCCGGCACCGACATCTCGGCGCAGAGCGGCGGCAGCGCCGACCTCGCGCAGGGGAAGACGGTCGCGGCGACGTTCTCGGCAGCGGGACGGGCTCCGGCGGCGGCCGTCAACGGCAACACGATCAACGAGCCCTTCTGGGGCACGGCTGGATCGCCGAACGCGAAGGACTCGATCACGGTCGAGCTGGGATCGCAGCAGACGTTCGACGACGTCCGGGTGTACTTCTACCGCACCTCGTCGTCGGCCACGGTCGCCGGTTACGCCGAGCCGTCGATGTACGCGCTCGAGTACCGCTCCGGCGGGCAGTGGAAGCCGGTGCCCTCGCAGGCGCGGACGCCCGCGACGCCGCGGGGCAACCTCAACCAGGTGCAGTTCCCCGAGGTGACGGGCGACGCCGTGCGCATCACGGCGACGCACGCCGCGGGCTTCAAGACGGGCGTCAAGGAGGTCCAGGTCTTCCACACGGGCGTCGATGCGCCGCCGAGCACGAACGCGGCCCCCCAGGTCGAGGCGTGGGTGAAGCCCGGTGTCTCCGTACCCGGTCAGGTCGACCTCGTCGGCACCACCAAGGACGACGGCCTGCCCGCGGGAACCCTCAGCTCGACGTGGAGCGTCGTCTCGGCGCCGGCAGGCGGCCTCGCGCTGTTCGACTCGCCGACGTCGGCGTCGACGATCGCGCGGTTCACGGCGGCCGGGCAATACGTCCTGCGCCTGACCGCGACCGACGGCGAACTCACGACCTCGGTCGACGTCCCGGTGCAGGGCTCCACTCCGACGCAGGGCACGAACGTCGCGCCGTCTGCGACGCCGACCGCCGAGTACACGGCGAGCTGGAACAACGTCAACGCCGTCAACGACGGCAAAGTCCTCCACTCGGGCGGTCAGCAGACCGACCTCTGGGGCACGTGGTCGGGCTCCCGCCCGGCGACCCGCTGGCTGCAGTACACGTGGGCGAACCCCGTCCGGGTGAACGGCGTCGAGGTCGCGTTCTGGGCGGACCAGACGAACGCGACGTCGGGTGCCGGCGTCAACGTCCCGAAGTCGTGGAAGGCGCAGTACTGGACGGGCACCGCTTGGGCTGACGTGACGGGCGCCGGCACGTACGGCGTCGCCCGCACGGCACCGAATGCCACCTCGTTCGACTCCGTCAAGACGACGCGCCTGCGGCTCGTGTTCAACGCCGCCGGTCCGGGCACCGGCGCGGACCCCTACGCCGGCATCGGCGTCAGTGAGTGGCGCGTGTTCGCCGAGGCGCCGAGCGCGATCGAGCCGATCGACGTCCGCACCTCTGTAGGCACCGTCCCCACGCTGCCCGAGCGGGTCGACGCGATCTACTCGGACGGCAGCCGCAGCTCCGAGCTGGTGGCGTGGGGTCCGATCACGGCCGAGCAGGTCGCATCCGAGGGCAACTTCGATGTGGTCGGCATCGTCGCCGGCTCGGCGGTTCCGGCCAAGGCGACCGTCTGGGTGCGGGCGACCGCGCCGGGACAGATCAACCTGGTGGATGCTGTCGCGGTCAAGACCGCCGCGGGTGTCGCGCCGCAGCTGCCTGCCACGGTCGGCGTGCTGTTCAATGACGGCTCCCGTCAGGATCTGCCGGTCACCTGGGATGCGATCGCTCCGACGAAGTACGCGACCGACGGCCAGTTCACGGCGTCGGGCACGGTGCAGACGAGCATCGCGGGCAACAAGGCCGCGACGGCGACCGTCACGGTCGGCACGGGCGGCACGGGAGGCGCCGACACGACCGCGCCCGTGGCATCCGTCGCCGTCTCGCCGGCAGCGCCGGCAGGGGGCTGGTACACCGGCGCCGTGCAGGTGACCGCGTCGGCGACGGACAACCGCGACACGGCGCCCGCCATCCAGGTGTCGGTCGACGGCGGGGCCTTCACGGCCTACACGGCGCCCGTCTCGGTCACCGCCGACGGCGCGCACACCGTCCAGGTACGGGCGACCGACCAGGCCGGCAACGTCTCGCAGCTCGCTGCGGCGGAGTTCCGCATCGACGCCACGGCGCCGGCGGTCGCGCCGACGTCCGACCCCGTCGCGCGCACCGTCAAGGCGACGGCGACGGATGCCGGATCCGGCCTCGACAAGATCGAGTACCGCGTCGGCGACGGCGAGTGGGCTGCCTACGACGGCACGATCCTCGTCGGCCTCGACGAGGTGACGGTGCAGCTGCGCGCCCGGGACAAGGCGGGCAACGTCTCGCCGGTCACGGACGTCGTCGTCCCGGCATCCGATGGCGACCACCGCCGGAACGTCGCGCTCATCGCGACCCCGACGGCGTCGTACACGGCGGGCTGGAACACCGTGAACGGCCTGAACGACGACGTCGAGCCGACCGCGTCGGGTGACGTCACCCCCAACGACAACGCGTTCGTCTGGGGGGCGTGGCCGCAGATCACCGACCAGTGGGTGCGCTACGACTGGGCCGAGCCGGTGACGGTCGACGCGGTCGAGGCCTACTTCATCCACAACCTCGATGCGAACGGCGCCGGAATCGCGGTGCCGAAGCAGTGGAAGGCGCAGTACCTCGACACCGCGACCCAGCAGTGGGTCGACGTGACGCCCGCAGGTGACTACGGGGTCGCGCTCGACACGTTCAACGCCGTATCGTTCGAGCCGGTCACGACGACGGCCCTCCGCCTCGCTCTCACCGCGCAGGGCACGACCGAGGGGCAGGGCAGCCTCGGCATCAAGGAATGGCGTGTCTTCGAAGTGAGCGGCTCGCCCGACGCCTTTTACGTCGACGTCGCGGTGACGAGCCGCTGCGTCGCCGGCAAGTCGGTGCTCGTGACGACCGTCAAGAACCTCGACGATGTGCCGGTCGAGATCGAGGTGAAGACGCCGTACGGGTCGAAGACGATCGCCCAGCTCGCTCCGGGCAAGTCGTCGTCGCAGACCTTCACCACGCGGCTGAAGGATCTCCCCGCGGGGAGCCTCCAGGTGCTCGTGAGCGGTCAGGTCGACGGCAAGAGGGTGACCGACCAGCACGAGGCGGCCTTCCCGGCCGCCGGCTGCTGA
- a CDS encoding LacI family DNA-binding transcriptional regulator, translating to MTGTAEQSRRASIYDVARLAGVSHTTVSRVLNDHPRTRESTRRRVLAAIEQTSYTPSLIARALATQRTMRIGVLVDSPVEHGPNTTLRAFETAARRAGYSISSFSVTDDEHAGMHDAVSDLVMQGVDGLCVIAPRESSLAILRRQAPELPAVVITSEPQDGLRAAGIDQREGAMRAVSHLIDLGHRRILHLAGPGGWFDARARREGWEDALAAAGLEAMPAAEGDWTSDAGYAFGRLFEPGGATAIFAANDQMALGVIRGLSEQGLRVPDDVSVVGFDDLPDARHFLPPLTTVRQDFAELGSLAVQLLLGALERDVGIARAVIEPRLVVRGSTARPPADTR from the coding sequence GTGACCGGCACAGCGGAGCAGTCCCGGCGCGCGAGCATCTACGACGTCGCCCGGCTCGCCGGGGTCTCGCATACGACCGTCTCTCGCGTCCTCAACGACCACCCGCGCACGCGCGAGTCGACGCGCCGCCGCGTCCTGGCCGCGATCGAGCAGACGAGCTACACGCCGAGCCTCATCGCCCGCGCCCTCGCGACACAGCGCACGATGCGCATCGGAGTGCTCGTCGATAGCCCCGTCGAGCACGGGCCCAATACGACACTGCGTGCCTTCGAGACCGCAGCGCGCCGCGCGGGCTACTCCATCAGCTCCTTCTCGGTCACCGACGACGAGCACGCCGGGATGCATGACGCGGTCTCGGACCTCGTCATGCAGGGCGTCGACGGGCTCTGCGTCATCGCACCGCGCGAGTCGTCGCTCGCGATCCTGCGCCGCCAGGCGCCCGAACTCCCGGCCGTCGTCATCACCTCGGAGCCGCAGGACGGTCTCCGCGCCGCCGGCATCGACCAGCGCGAGGGTGCCATGCGCGCCGTGTCCCACCTCATCGACCTGGGACATCGGCGCATCCTCCATCTCGCCGGACCCGGGGGCTGGTTCGACGCGCGTGCCCGGCGCGAGGGGTGGGAGGACGCGCTCGCCGCCGCCGGCCTCGAGGCGATGCCGGCCGCGGAGGGCGACTGGACCTCCGACGCGGGGTACGCCTTCGGGCGGCTCTTCGAGCCCGGCGGCGCGACGGCCATCTTCGCCGCGAACGACCAGATGGCGCTCGGCGTCATCCGCGGGCTCAGCGAGCAGGGCCTCCGCGTGCCCGACGATGTGAGCGTCGTGGGCTTCGACGACCTCCCTGACGCGCGGCACTTCCTCCCGCCGCTCACGACCGTCCGGCAGGACTTCGCCGAGCTCGGCTCCCTCGCCGTCCAGCTGCTCCTCGGCGCCCTCGAGCGCGACGTCGGGATCGCCCGTGCAGTCATCGAGCCCCGGCTCGTCGTGCGCGGCTCGACCGCCCGGCCACCGGCTGACACGCGGTGA